A section of the Lepus europaeus isolate LE1 chromosome 10, mLepTim1.pri, whole genome shotgun sequence genome encodes:
- the LOC133767691 gene encoding olfactory receptor 6C2-like: MMRNYTALTTFILLGLTDDPNLQIFLFIFLFLTYLLCIFGNLAIIILTLVDSHLQTPMYFFLRNFSVLEFSFTAFCIPRFLYAMATGDNTISYNACFTQLFFVFFFSVTEFLLLTAMSYDRYVAICKPLHYMTIMSNRVCIRILMGCVMLTLIIITPPFTLVFDLEFCDSNIIDHFACDVGPMLKITCNDTEFLEHFVFILAVLTLLFTLGCVTTSYTHIIRTILRFPSAQQRTKAFSTCSSHIIVVSITYGSCIFMYIKPSEKEDVAMNKVVALLITSVTPVMNPFIYTLRNKQVIQAFKDMTKRIAAISKN, encoded by the coding sequence ATGATGAGGAATTATACAGCACTAACAACGTTCATCTTGCTGGGACTAACGGATGATCCAAATCTACAgatattcctatttatttttttgtttctaaccTACTTGTTGTGTATTTTTGGGAACCTGGCCATCATCATTCTCACCTTGGTGGATTCTCACCTCCAAACACCCATGTACTTTTTCCTCCGGAATTTCTCTGTGCTGGAGTTCTCTTTTACAGCTTTCTGCATTCCCAGATTCCTGTACGCAATGGCAACTGGGGACAATACTATAAGCTATAATGCATGCTTCACtcaactgttttttgttttcttcttcagtgTAACTGAGTTCCTTCTCCTGACAGCCATGTCCtatgaccgctatgtggccatctgcaaACCCCTGCATTACATGACCATCATGAGCAACAGAGTCTGCATCAGGATCCTCATGGGGTGTGTCATGCTTACTCTAATCATCATCACCCCACCATTTACTCTGGTCTTTGATCTCGAGTTTTGTGACTCTAACATCATAGATCACTTTGCCTGTGACGTAGGGCCCATGCTGAAGATCACCTGCAATGACACAGAGTTTTTGGAGCACTTTGTCTTCATCTTGGCTGTACTGACGCTTCTGTTCACATTAGGGTGTGTGACTACATCCTACACACACATCATCAGGACCATTCTCAGATTCCCTTCTGCTCAGCAGAGGACAAAAGCTTTTTCCACTTGTTCATCTCATATAATTGTGGTTTCTATCACTTATGGAAGCTGTATCTTCATGTACATTAAGCCATCTGAAAAAGAAGACGTGGCTATGAATAAGGTGGTGGCATTGCTCATAACCTCAGTTACTCCAGTGATGAATCCCTTCATTTACACCCTGAGGAACAAGCAGGTGATACAAGCTTTCAAAGACATGACCAAAAGGATTGCAGCCATCTCAAAGAATTAA
- the LOC133767686 gene encoding olfactory receptor 6C2-like → MRNYTASTIFILVGLTDDPNLQILLLVFLFLTYFLCILGNLTIIILTLVDSHLQTPMYFFLRNFSALEVSFTSVSIPRFLYTMATGDNTITYNACCIQLFFVFFFSVTEFLLLTAMSYDRYVAICKPLHYMTIMSNRVCIRILMGCFMLTLIVIIPPFILFFDLEFCDSNIVDHFGCDVAPMLKITCSDTEFLEHFVFVLAVLTLLFTLGCVITSYTHIIRTILRFPSAQQRTKAFSTCSSHIIVVSITYGSCVFIYIKPSAKEDVAMNKVAAVLITSVAPVMNPFIYTLRNKQVIQAFRDMTKRIATISKN, encoded by the coding sequence ATGAGAAATTATACAGCATCAACAATATTCATCTTGGTAGGACTAACGGATGATCCAAATCTACAGATACTGcttcttgtctttctgtttctgaccTACTTCTTGTGTATTCTTGGGAACCTGACCATCATCATTCTCACCTTGGTGGATTCTCACCTCCAAACACCCATGTACTTTTTCCTTCGAAATTTTTCTGCACTGGAAGTCTCTTTCACAAGTGTCTCCATTCCCAGATTCCTCTACACAATGGCAACTGGGGACAATACTATAACTTATAATGCATGTTGCAttcaattgttttttgttttcttcttcagtgTGACTGAGTTCCTTCTCCTGACAGCCATGTCCTATGACCGCTACGTGGCCATCTGCAAACCCCTGCATTACATGACCATCATGAGCAACAGAGTCTGCATCAGGATCCTCATGGGGTGTTTCATGCTCACTCTAATCGTCATCATCCCACCATTTATTCTGTTCTTTGATCTCGAGTTTTGTGACTCTAACATCGTTGATCACTTTGGCTGTGATGTAGCGCCCATGCTGAAGATCACCTGCTCCGACACAGAGTTTTTGGAGCACTTTGTCTTCGTCTTGGCTGTGCTGACGCTTCTGTTCACGTTAGGGTGTGTGATAACATCCTACACACACATAATCAGGACCATTCTCAGATTCCCTTCTGCTCAGCAGAGGACAAAGGCTTTTTCCACTTGTTCATCTCACATAATTGTGGTTTCTATCACTTATGGAAGCTGCGTCTTCATCTATATTAAGCCATCTGCAAAAGAAGACGTGGCTATGAATAAGGTGGCAGCAGTGCTCATAACCTCAGTTGCTCCAGTGATGAATCCCTTCATTTACACCCTGAGGAACAAGCAGGTGATACAAGCTTTCAGAGACATGACCAAAAGGATTGCAACCATCTCAAAGAATTAA